The sequence below is a genomic window from Qipengyuania flava.
CCGACCGATCGGATTCGACCGCCCTCGACCTTCCCCTCCCCGCCCTGCGCAGCCAGACGCTGGGCCTCGTGCTCCTGCGCCGGATGGTGGCGCATGGCCTGCAGGATGCGCGCGCGACCATGCTTGCGCTCGACGCGGCCGGGCCGGGCTTCCGCCGGCTGCTGGTCCTGACACGGGCGCTGGTGGTCGACCTTGCGCGCAGTTCACAGCGCAAGATCCGCCTCGCGCCCTGCTGCGCGGCAGGCATGACGCGCGACGAAGGGCTGCTCATGGCCATGGTCGGCGGCGGCGGGCTCGACGTGCACGGCGCGCTGACCGACGACGCGCGCTGCCGCACGGCGCTGACCACCGCGCACGCCCTTGGCGAGGAACTGGAAGCCGTCGCCCTGCGCAACGGCTGGCGACGTTAAAGCCCCGCGGCAGCGAGCGCCTGGTCGAGGTCTTCCTTCAGGTCCTCGACATCCTCCAGCCCTACGTTGATGCGCAGCAGGCCTTCGGTCACGCCCATCTCGTCGCGCGCTTCGGCAGTCATGCCTGCGTGGGTGGTGCTGGCCGGGTGGCACATCAGGCTGCGCGCATCGCCGATGTTGTTGGAGATATCGACCAGCTGCAGCGCGTCGAGCACGGCAAAGGCGGTCGCCCGGTCGCCCACGTCGAAGGCGAAGATCGGACCCGTGGCGACCATCTGGCTTGTAGCGAGCGCATGGCGCGGGTGGCTGGCAAGGCCCGGGTGCAGCATCTTGGGCACGCGGGGCTCCATGAACGCGCCGAGCGCCACCGCGTTCTCGCTCTGCCGGCGGGCTCGCAGGTCCAGCGTCTCGAGGCCCTTCAAGACCACCCAGGCGTTGAAGGGCGAAATGTTCGGACCCGTGTTGCGCTGGAAGGGCAGCAGCACCTCATCGATCCAATCCTGGCTCGCGCAGACCGCGCCTGCGAGCACGCGGCCCTGCCCGTCCATCAGCTTGGTGGCGGAGTAGGCGACAACGTCCGCGCCGAACTCCATCGGTTTCTGCAGCGCGCTGGTGGCAAAGGCGTTGTCGACCACCGTGGTGATCCCATGCGCCTTGGCGACGGCGCAGACATGAGCAAGGTCGACCACGTCGAGCGTCGGGTTGGCCGGCGTTTCGAAGAAGAAGACCTTGGTGTTCGGCCGGATCGCGGCCTCCCAGGCGTCGTCATCGGCGCTGTCGACCACGGTGGTCTCGATCCCGAAACGCGGCAGCAGGCTGTCGAGCAGCCA
It includes:
- a CDS encoding trans-sulfuration enzyme family protein, with protein sequence MKKTTGTDRSITSKWRPATQAVRGGTWRSEHGETSEALFLSSGYTYDNAQTVADRFAGEAEGMTYSRLQNPTVAMLEERIALMEGAEACRAQASGMAAMTTALLCQLSAGDHVVGARAAFGSCRWLLDSLLPRFGIETTVVDSADDDAWEAAIRPNTKVFFFETPANPTLDVVDLAHVCAVAKAHGITTVVDNAFATSALQKPMEFGADVVAYSATKLMDGQGRVLAGAVCASQDWIDEVLLPFQRNTGPNISPFNAWVVLKGLETLDLRARRQSENAVALGAFMEPRVPKMLHPGLASHPRHALATSQMVATGPIFAFDVGDRATAFAVLDALQLVDISNNIGDARSLMCHPASTTHAGMTAEARDEMGVTEGLLRINVGLEDVEDLKEDLDQALAAAGL
- a CDS encoding DUF6628 family protein, encoding MTDRSDSTALDLPLPALRSQTLGLVLLRRMVAHGLQDARATMLALDAAGPGFRRLLVLTRALVVDLARSSQRKIRLAPCCAAGMTRDEGLLMAMVGGGGLDVHGALTDDARCRTALTTAHALGEELEAVALRNGWRR